In Pectobacterium aroidearum, the following are encoded in one genomic region:
- the pdhR gene encoding pyruvate dehydrogenase complex transcriptional repressor PdhR has translation MAYSKIRQPKLSDVIEQQLEFLILEGTLRPGEKLPPERELAKQFDVSRPSLREAIQRLEAKGLLLRRQGGGTFVQANLWQSVSDPLAELLSTHPESQFDLLETRHALEGIAAYYAALRGTESDLQRIRDCHAVIEKAREAGDLNAESEAVMQYQVAVTEATHNVVLLHLVRCMGPMLEQNVRQNFELLYLSREVLAQVSIHRASIFEAIVAREPEKAREASHRHLAFIEEVLLDLNREHSRRERSLRRLQQRKD, from the coding sequence ATGGCATACAGCAAGATCCGTCAGCCCAAACTGTCAGATGTGATTGAGCAGCAGTTGGAGTTTCTGATACTTGAGGGAACCTTGCGCCCCGGCGAGAAGCTCCCACCGGAGCGCGAACTGGCAAAACAGTTCGATGTTTCCCGCCCTTCTCTGAGAGAAGCCATTCAACGCCTGGAAGCCAAAGGTCTCCTTTTGCGCCGTCAGGGTGGTGGTACCTTCGTTCAAGCCAATCTATGGCAAAGCGTCAGCGATCCGCTGGCAGAATTACTGAGCACTCATCCCGAATCACAGTTCGATCTTCTGGAAACGCGTCATGCGCTGGAAGGCATTGCTGCCTACTACGCTGCACTGCGTGGCACAGAGTCGGATCTGCAACGCATCCGGGATTGCCATGCCGTGATTGAGAAGGCGAGGGAAGCGGGCGATCTGAACGCCGAGTCAGAAGCCGTTATGCAGTATCAGGTTGCTGTAACAGAAGCCACGCATAATGTGGTTTTGCTGCATTTGGTACGCTGTATGGGGCCGATGCTCGAACAGAACGTGAGGCAGAATTTTGAATTGCTTTATTTGAGCCGCGAAGTGTTGGCTCAGGTGAGCATTCATCGCGCCAGCATTTTTGAGGCGATTGTTGCCCGTGAGCCAGAGAAGGCGCGCGAAGCATCACACCGTCATCTGGCGTTTATTGAGGAAGTATTGCTGGATCTTAACCGGGAACATAGTCGGCGCGAGAGATCGCTGCGTCGGCTCCAGCAACGCAAGGACTGA